Proteins found in one Zea mays cultivar B73 chromosome 1, Zm-B73-REFERENCE-NAM-5.0, whole genome shotgun sequence genomic segment:
- the LOC103647416 gene encoding uncharacterized protein: protein MPCCSTKCPICILLYSNLVCCCWSSLYFPPLLQGDVEAVDPGNKAVAEPVGDVAAAEHESFNQGNGPRVHHWNKLETTSVISPLIFTLSVEYVHCYNEAVLLFAVRRRIRGLRLPLWAQGGQGPTRSPRAKESFPSGDLPPPFRLRPSTVSPSKRRIRGYSVRRRGKELRALCWRSRRLRVYGGSIGVHVNGWRVLEQLGVVVELRETCQP from the exons ATGCCTTGTTGCTCTACAAAATGTCCCATATGTATTCTTCTGTACTCTAATCTTGTTTGTTGTTGTTGGTCATCCTTATACTTTCCCCCACTATTGCAAGGCGATGTTGAAGCTGTCGATCCCGGGAATAAAGCTGTTGCGGAACCGGTGGGAGATGTAGCTGCTGCGGAACACGAAAG TTTTAATCAAGGGAATGGTCCAAGGGTGCATCACTGGAATAAGCTCGAGACCACAAGTGTCATATCTCCTCTAATCTTTACTCTCTCAG TTGAATATGTTCATTGCTACAATGAAGCCGTTTTGTTGTTTGCTGTCCGCCGCCGTATTCGGGGTCTTCGCCTGCCTCTATGGGCTCAGGGCGGACAGGGGCCTACAAGATCTCCTCGGGCCAAGGAATCGTTCCCCTCCGGCGACCTCCCTCCTCCCTTTCGTCTCAG GCCTTCCACTGTATCTCCATCAAAGCGAAGGATTAGAGGCTACTCCGTTAGGAGGAGAG GAAAGGAATTGCGAGCCTTGTGTTGGAGAAGTCGAAGACTGAGAGTATATGGTGGCTCCATTGGTGTCCATGTTAATGGCTGGCGTGTTCTAGAGCAACTCGGGGTTGTCGTAGAGCTTAGGGAGACTTGCCAGCCTTAG